The following coding sequences are from one Lysinibacillus sp. FSL W8-0992 window:
- a CDS encoding GNAT family N-acetyltransferase, which yields MMPVIASTEHIDDLCTMDKEVIGEYSRKDMIIKAIEEKRCLIQRTHSGIAGFLIFTTNFFECSFISLIIVKPSERRKGVASSLLASFVSMAPTPKIFSSTNQSNLQMQKVFEVAGFNRSGFIENLDDGDPEIIYFKSKVIEIGK from the coding sequence ATGATGCCAGTAATAGCAAGTACAGAGCATATTGATGACCTATGTACAATGGATAAAGAAGTGATAGGGGAATATTCAAGAAAGGATATGATAATAAAAGCAATTGAAGAAAAGCGATGCCTTATTCAAAGAACGCACAGCGGTATTGCAGGATTTTTAATTTTTACGACTAATTTTTTTGAATGTAGTTTTATTTCATTGATCATTGTAAAACCTTCTGAACGAAGAAAAGGGGTGGCTTCATCACTACTAGCTAGTTTTGTCAGTATGGCACCAACACCCAAAATTTTCTCCTCTACAAATCAATCAAATTTGCAAATGCAAAAAGTATTTGAAGTGGCTGGATTTAATAGAAGTGGCTTTATTGAAAACTTGGATGATGGTGATCCTGAAATCATTTATTTTAAATCAAAAGTGATTGAAATTGGGAAGTAA
- a CDS encoding class I SAM-dependent DNA methyltransferase: MQQNIYDNPNFFKQYRQLRTSSFNYNQLLEQPAFKALLPDLHDLQLLDIGCGMGEFATYCIENKARHVTAIDVSKNMLAVAKTLHAHPNISYCLQSFEEFNAPANSFYCITSSLALHYIEDFNAVIAKVSSLLRNDGVVIFSIEHPIVTARKDTDNWICDEDGDLCHYAIDDYQAEGLREQTWLVEGVIKYHRTLSTILNTLIAHGLTIEKIEEPIPSNEAIQALPKLKKELRKPSFLLVKAKKH, translated from the coding sequence ATGCAACAGAATATTTATGATAATCCAAATTTCTTTAAGCAATACCGACAATTACGAACATCATCATTCAATTATAATCAATTACTTGAGCAGCCAGCATTTAAAGCATTACTACCCGATCTACATGATTTACAGTTACTTGATATCGGCTGTGGTATGGGGGAATTTGCAACTTATTGTATTGAGAACAAAGCGAGGCATGTAACAGCGATAGATGTGTCGAAAAATATGCTTGCTGTTGCTAAAACATTGCATGCGCACCCAAACATTTCTTATTGTTTACAATCATTTGAGGAATTTAATGCACCTGCAAATAGCTTTTATTGTATTACAAGCTCTCTCGCTCTACATTATATAGAAGATTTTAATGCAGTAATTGCTAAAGTATCGTCATTGCTTCGTAATGATGGTGTAGTCATTTTTTCAATAGAACACCCGATTGTCACAGCACGCAAAGATACGGATAATTGGATTTGCGATGAGGATGGTGATTTATGTCATTATGCAATTGATGATTATCAAGCGGAAGGCTTAAGGGAGCAAACCTGGTTAGTTGAAGGTGTTATAAAGTATCATCGAACGCTATCAACTATACTCAATACACTAATTGCGCATGGACTCACTATCGAGAAAATTGAAGAACCTATCCCTTCTAACGAAGCAATACAAGCTCTTCCAAAATTAAAAAAAGAATTAAGGAAACCTTCCTTTTTATTAGTAAAAGCAAAAAAGCATTAG
- the ccsB gene encoding c-type cytochrome biogenesis protein CcsB, translating into MLSMSGYSLFAAFILLLIAILPFGLAVKSSGHTFKRLGLILTYSAFVLQLCYFILRWFAVKHAPVSNMYEFMTFFGIMLTASFLIIHYLYKQIVVGLFVIPVVLMILGYGSVFTNEVTPLVPSLQSNWLTIHVMTVAFSSAILSISFATGIIYLLKTLDVQKRSLSTIMLEFVMYCLLVVIGFSGVSTAFTIMKDDVHLQFENTQGKEEQVVYTMTPLIVNAGALKENGDSTGLLKVPQTIDAKKLNSIVWAFIVGTILYGIIRILFRKSIIVLLKPLTKRVQPALMDEISYRAVVIGYPLFALGGLLFAMIWAQIAWGRYWGWDPKEVWALITFLFYAAFLHLRLSKGWEGEKTAWLSITGFGIIVFNQVFVNLVIAGLHSYA; encoded by the coding sequence ATATTAAGTATGAGTGGGTATTCGTTATTTGCAGCTTTTATTTTACTGTTAATTGCCATTTTACCGTTTGGACTTGCAGTAAAATCATCAGGACATACGTTTAAGAGACTTGGCCTTATACTTACATATTCCGCCTTTGTCTTACAATTATGCTATTTTATTTTAAGATGGTTTGCAGTAAAACACGCACCTGTTAGTAATATGTACGAGTTTATGACGTTTTTTGGCATTATGCTAACGGCAAGCTTCCTCATTATTCATTATTTGTATAAGCAAATTGTTGTAGGGTTGTTTGTCATACCTGTAGTATTAATGATTCTCGGCTATGGAAGCGTTTTTACAAATGAAGTTACACCACTTGTACCTTCATTACAAAGTAATTGGTTAACAATTCATGTTATGACAGTTGCTTTTTCCAGTGCTATTTTATCTATCTCATTTGCAACGGGGATAATTTATTTACTAAAAACGTTGGATGTTCAAAAACGATCACTTAGTACGATTATGTTAGAATTTGTCATGTACTGTTTGCTTGTTGTCATTGGCTTTAGCGGCGTATCGACTGCTTTTACTATAATGAAGGATGACGTACATCTTCAATTTGAAAATACACAAGGCAAGGAAGAACAGGTTGTCTATACGATGACACCACTTATAGTCAATGCCGGAGCGTTAAAGGAAAATGGAGATTCTACAGGATTATTGAAAGTACCTCAAACTATAGACGCAAAAAAGTTAAATTCGATCGTTTGGGCATTTATTGTGGGAACCATTTTATATGGTATCATACGTATTCTCTTTAGAAAGTCGATTATTGTGTTATTAAAGCCGCTGACAAAACGTGTTCAGCCTGCATTAATGGACGAAATTTCTTATAGAGCCGTTGTGATAGGCTACCCATTGTTTGCTTTAGGTGGTTTATTGTTTGCAATGATATGGGCACAAATTGCCTGGGGAAGATATTGGGGTTGGGATCCGAAAGAAGTTTGGGCACTTATTACATTTTTATTTTATGCTGCTTTTTTACATCTGCGTCTTTCCAAGGGATGGGAAGGGGAGAAGACTGCATGGTTATCTATAACTGGCTTTGGCATTATCGTTTTTAATCAAGTATTCGTTAACTTGGTGATTGCAGGTCTCCATTCTTACGCGTAG
- a CDS encoding cold-shock protein, translating into MTQGTVKWFNAEKGFGFIEVEGGNDVFVHFSAIQSEGFKTLEEGQKVEFGVEEGNRGPQATNVVKL; encoded by the coding sequence ATGACTCAAGGTACAGTAAAATGGTTTAACGCAGAAAAAGGTTTTGGCTTCATCGAAGTAGAAGGTGGAAACGATGTATTCGTACACTTCTCTGCAATCCAATCTGAAGGTTTCAAAACACTTGAAGAAGGACAAAAAGTAGAATTCGGCGTTGAAGAAGGTAACCGTGGCCCTCAAGCTACAAACGTTGTAAAACTTTAA
- a CDS encoding response regulator transcription factor, with amino-acid sequence MIDILIVDDHPVVLDGTKTLLQDLENVHIETEQESANVASRMETQTFQLFLIDINMKPINGIQLAEMIKKIQPEALIILYTGYELSDYYELLVEKKVDGLLSKLATKEQVIQTIQATLRGEILLSADFLDFVKQHSNRSNAKQEVLLSHKEQEILQLVAQGCTNKAIASAIGVTQRTVENYLSKLFVRLQVESRAEAVIVAKEKAWID; translated from the coding sequence ATGATTGATATATTGATTGTAGATGATCATCCTGTCGTTTTAGACGGAACGAAAACATTATTACAAGACTTAGAAAATGTCCATATTGAAACAGAGCAAGAAAGTGCTAATGTCGCTTCCAGAATGGAGACTCAAACTTTCCAGCTCTTTTTAATTGATATTAATATGAAACCGATAAATGGCATTCAACTTGCTGAAATGATTAAGAAAATACAACCTGAAGCATTGATAATACTTTATACAGGCTATGAGTTGTCCGATTATTACGAGCTACTCGTTGAAAAAAAAGTGGATGGACTTTTATCAAAGCTTGCTACGAAAGAACAAGTTATTCAAACAATCCAAGCTACTTTGCGCGGGGAAATTTTGTTATCGGCTGATTTTTTGGACTTTGTTAAACAGCACTCGAATCGTTCCAATGCAAAACAAGAAGTATTACTAAGTCATAAGGAACAAGAAATTTTGCAGCTCGTAGCACAAGGTTGTACAAATAAAGCCATCGCCTCTGCAATTGGGGTTACCCAACGTACAGTGGAAAATTATTTATCTAAACTCTTTGTAAGATTGCAAGTGGAATCACGTGCTGAGGCAGTAATTGTTGCAAAAGAAAAAGCATGGATTGACTAA
- a CDS encoding ATP-binding protein produces MHKLTSSIFITYLLIGIYVLVIAIRAPFINILVDTSSELPVVIDPYYIGWAQQQNIEQGDTILTIDQHSTKGYVSSQRDSYVASANELSILKADSTVHTIEVKHRDLPEEFYTHIVFPMFYFILCFCVAFYLWKHNKDNFITKLLILFLLTCSLAYTSTGASSRGNVVGMIVNGICIVLCLVLIIHFLQQYFHYLHIKWSYLDTRWLYFIPLVIIPSCYVIELFVPQFKDITPNVTLGLFALLILYAIFILLTTYLRTRLAKIRLIAISCIIPFLPFLLLFVVPEILVNKAIIQPEISVLFILFIPFSFIFIQLNERLFDIEYQLSRFRYYSSLAFFISLIITTFLAILLFEQLTIAMLIVVFIVLFLGFITSFYVKEQLDFKHRKIIFSSSGDYVHNLYAAVNRIGNAKNQQELLNKLKNEITEKLGTTAFTLETITEDVQFPQGGIQIENQMTQLLIHDTVDEKILIRIRHTLQKEELLWLELLALYVSMFIDNLKHIEDLVRDIQHMKDTNNTQLPWLDKLLWNIIEKEKSILAQELHDTILQEQLHLARELDVIASSPIIEEKKVLDIREQLINATKDLREYCENLSPPLLDTFGLEMALKKLVQKVKIRANFLLNTQIDRVQFQDVTLHLVVYRLVQELLNNAIKHADASKVSLKLLAINNGFVLQYDDNGIGCNIEDLMQSSASMGINGIRERVRAFNGEMTITSKPNDGMHVFIQIQEECEEPYK; encoded by the coding sequence ATGCACAAATTGACTTCTAGTATTTTTATCACCTACTTACTTATTGGCATTTATGTACTTGTTATTGCAATTCGTGCCCCTTTTATTAACATTTTAGTCGATACGTCTAGTGAGCTCCCTGTCGTCATTGATCCTTATTATATAGGTTGGGCACAACAACAGAATATTGAACAAGGAGACACCATTCTGACCATCGATCAACATTCTACGAAAGGTTATGTATCGTCCCAACGAGATTCTTACGTCGCCAGTGCAAATGAGTTGTCGATATTAAAAGCAGACAGTACAGTACATACAATTGAAGTAAAACACCGTGATCTTCCTGAAGAGTTTTATACACATATTGTTTTTCCGATGTTTTATTTCATCCTTTGTTTTTGTGTTGCTTTCTACTTATGGAAACATAATAAAGATAATTTCATAACAAAATTACTAATACTTTTTCTTTTAACATGTTCGTTAGCTTACACAAGCACAGGTGCTTCAAGTCGAGGGAATGTAGTAGGCATGATTGTCAATGGAATTTGTATCGTCTTATGCTTAGTATTAATTATTCACTTTTTACAACAATATTTCCATTATTTACACATAAAATGGTCATACTTAGATACTAGGTGGCTCTATTTTATTCCTTTAGTCATCATTCCATCTTGTTATGTCATTGAATTATTTGTGCCACAATTTAAGGATATCACGCCTAATGTTACGCTTGGTTTATTTGCATTACTCATTTTATACGCTATTTTTATATTACTCACTACCTATTTACGAACACGGTTAGCGAAAATACGATTAATTGCCATTTCATGTATTATACCTTTTTTACCTTTTTTACTATTATTTGTTGTACCTGAAATTTTAGTTAACAAAGCAATCATTCAGCCTGAAATAAGTGTTTTATTTATTTTATTTATTCCTTTTTCCTTTATTTTCATTCAGTTAAATGAACGATTGTTTGATATTGAGTACCAATTATCTCGTTTTCGCTATTATTCATCACTTGCATTTTTTATCTCACTAATTATAACGACGTTTTTAGCAATATTGTTATTTGAACAACTTACAATTGCAATGCTAATTGTTGTTTTTATCGTTCTTTTCTTAGGCTTTATTACAAGCTTCTATGTAAAAGAGCAACTTGATTTTAAACATCGAAAAATTATATTTTCGTCATCTGGTGATTATGTACATAATTTATATGCGGCTGTTAATCGCATTGGAAATGCAAAAAATCAACAGGAATTACTTAATAAACTTAAAAATGAAATTACCGAAAAACTTGGTACTACAGCATTTACCCTTGAAACAATAACCGAGGATGTTCAATTTCCCCAAGGCGGCATCCAAATTGAGAACCAAATGACACAACTACTTATCCATGATACAGTGGATGAAAAGATTCTTATTCGGATAAGACATACATTACAAAAAGAAGAGTTACTTTGGTTGGAGTTACTTGCTTTATATGTCTCTATGTTTATCGACAATTTAAAGCATATTGAAGATTTAGTACGCGATATTCAGCACATGAAAGACACGAACAATACCCAACTTCCCTGGCTCGATAAATTATTATGGAATATTATTGAGAAAGAAAAAAGTATACTTGCACAGGAGTTACATGACACTATTTTACAGGAGCAGCTTCATTTGGCGAGGGAATTAGATGTTATAGCAAGCTCCCCTATTATTGAAGAAAAAAAAGTGTTAGACATTCGGGAGCAGCTTATTAATGCCACTAAAGATTTAAGGGAGTATTGTGAAAATCTAAGTCCCCCATTACTCGATACATTTGGTTTAGAAATGGCTTTAAAAAAACTTGTACAAAAAGTAAAAATTCGAGCTAACTTTCTATTGAATACTCAAATTGACCGAGTTCAGTTTCAAGATGTAACTTTACATTTAGTCGTCTATCGCCTAGTTCAAGAACTGCTCAATAATGCAATTAAACACGCTGATGCATCGAAGGTTTCACTAAAACTACTTGCGATTAACAATGGTTTTGTTCTCCAATACGACGATAATGGTATCGGCTGTAATATTGAAGATTTAATGCAATCATCCGCTTCTATGGGCATTAATGGAATTCGAGAACGTGTTCGAGCGTTTAACGGAGAAATGACCATTACCTCCAAACCAAATGATGGCATGCATGTTTTTATTCAAATTCAAGAGGAATGTGAGGAACCATACAAATGA
- a CDS encoding thymidylate synthase, with protein MTHPETAYLNLLQHILENGVKRDDRTGTGTYSVFGYQMRFDLSKGFPLLTTKRVPFKLVASELLWFIKGDTNIRYLLQNNNHIWDEWAFKKWVESDEYRGPDMTDFGRRCLTDEAFNALYQAELTSFCDRIVNDDDFAKKYGDLGNVYGKQWRNWTTSNGESLDQLQDVIHQIKHNPDSRRIIVNAWNPEDVINAGAKGSKAALPPCHVMFQFYVAEGKLSCQLMQRSLDTLLGCPFNIASYALLTHLIAHECGLEVGEFIHSIGDAHIYANHIEQVKEQLSREPRELPTLKINSDKTSIFEIELEDLSIEGYNPHPAIKAPIAV; from the coding sequence TTGACGCATCCAGAAACTGCGTATTTAAATTTACTACAACATATATTAGAAAATGGTGTGAAAAGGGACGACCGTACCGGAACAGGTACATATAGCGTCTTTGGCTATCAAATGCGCTTTGATTTAAGTAAGGGTTTTCCACTTTTAACGACAAAGCGAGTACCATTTAAACTTGTAGCAAGTGAGCTTCTTTGGTTTATTAAAGGTGATACTAATATTCGCTACTTATTACAAAATAATAATCATATATGGGACGAATGGGCTTTTAAAAAATGGGTAGAATCCGATGAATATCGTGGCCCTGATATGACGGATTTCGGTCGTCGTTGTCTAACGGACGAAGCGTTTAATGCGTTATATCAAGCTGAGCTGACATCGTTTTGTGACCGCATTGTTAATGATGATGATTTTGCGAAGAAATACGGTGATCTTGGCAATGTGTATGGCAAGCAATGGCGTAATTGGACAACATCGAATGGGGAAAGTCTTGATCAATTACAAGACGTTATCCACCAAATTAAACATAATCCAGATTCACGTCGCATTATTGTGAATGCTTGGAACCCAGAAGATGTCATTAATGCAGGTGCTAAGGGAAGTAAAGCTGCTTTGCCACCTTGTCATGTAATGTTCCAATTTTATGTAGCAGAAGGTAAGTTAAGCTGTCAATTAATGCAAAGAAGCCTTGATACGTTGCTCGGGTGTCCATTCAATATTGCATCCTATGCATTACTAACACATTTAATTGCCCATGAATGTGGACTTGAAGTTGGCGAATTTATTCACAGTATTGGCGATGCGCATATTTATGCAAATCACATAGAGCAAGTGAAAGAACAGCTCTCTCGTGAGCCACGGGAACTACCAACCTTGAAAATAAACTCAGATAAAACGTCAATTTTCGAAATAGAACTTGAGGATCTTTCCATCGAGGGCTACAATCCACATCCAGCAATTAAAGCACCAATTGCAGTATAA
- a CDS encoding thymidylate synthase: MNVFFIETISGMELLHIVSHDVAGILAAAQGESVTFPVGHFKYEFHNLDFYEENGQIQQELVIYVSKI, from the coding sequence ATGAATGTGTTTTTTATTGAAACGATTTCAGGGATGGAACTTTTACATATAGTGTCACATGATGTCGCTGGCATACTTGCAGCTGCGCAAGGGGAGAGCGTAACGTTTCCTGTTGGCCATTTTAAATATGAGTTTCATAACTTAGATTTTTATGAAGAAAATGGGCAAATCCAACAAGAGCTCGTTATTTATGTGTCCAAAATATAA
- a CDS encoding Rrf2 family transcriptional regulator: protein MVNSRFSVAIHILSLIATTSDKSQLTSDYIAGSVNTNPVVVRRMIGVLKRAGLLTSQSGIAGYGLVIEPKDLSLLTIYRAIEGPEQLFAIHDEPNPACAVGRKIQHTLEAVYIDVWHAMEKQLQAQTLQDVLDQLR, encoded by the coding sequence ATGGTGAACAGTCGATTTTCGGTCGCAATCCATATACTTTCGCTCATTGCAACAACATCTGATAAAAGTCAGCTAACATCGGATTATATTGCTGGTAGTGTGAATACAAATCCAGTAGTCGTGCGACGTATGATTGGCGTATTAAAAAGAGCTGGTTTGTTAACATCGCAGTCAGGAATTGCGGGTTATGGGCTCGTTATTGAACCAAAGGATTTGTCTTTATTGACCATCTATCGTGCGATTGAAGGGCCTGAGCAACTTTTTGCAATTCATGATGAGCCAAATCCAGCATGTGCGGTTGGTCGAAAAATTCAGCACACGTTAGAAGCCGTTTATATAGATGTTTGGCATGCAATGGAAAAACAGTTACAAGCACAAACTTTACAAGATGTGCTAGATCAACTTCGTTAA
- a CDS encoding NAD(P)-dependent oxidoreductase, producing the protein MKIGVIGATGKAGQKIVEEALQRGHEVTAIVRSASKVTEDIKVIEKDVLELTQEDMKDFDVVVNAFGAPFGQEELHVRVGRHLIAIFKGIATKLFVVGGAGSLFVDPEKTVRVMDTPDFPEMFFATAKNQGENLTDLQASSITWTFLSPSAMFDPEGPRTGHYTTGNDHLLVNASGESYVSYSDFAIAVLDEIENPQNINKRFTVSSTK; encoded by the coding sequence ATGAAAATAGGCGTTATTGGAGCAACAGGGAAAGCGGGACAAAAAATAGTTGAGGAAGCATTGCAACGTGGCCATGAAGTTACTGCCATCGTTCGTTCAGCTTCTAAAGTAACAGAAGACATTAAAGTGATTGAGAAGGATGTATTGGAATTAACACAAGAGGACATGAAGGATTTTGATGTTGTTGTTAATGCATTTGGAGCGCCTTTCGGACAAGAGGAGTTACATGTGAGAGTAGGACGTCATTTGATTGCTATTTTCAAAGGCATTGCAACAAAATTATTTGTTGTCGGTGGCGCAGGAAGTTTATTTGTTGATCCAGAGAAAACAGTTCGTGTTATGGATACACCAGATTTTCCGGAAATGTTCTTTGCTACTGCAAAAAATCAAGGTGAAAACTTAACGGATTTACAAGCATCAAGTATTACGTGGACATTTTTAAGTCCTTCTGCAATGTTTGATCCAGAAGGTCCACGAACAGGGCACTATACTACAGGAAATGATCATCTACTCGTAAATGCGTCGGGTGAAAGTTACGTCAGCTACAGTGATTTTGCCATTGCCGTTTTAGATGAAATTGAAAACCCACAAAATATTAATAAACGTTTTACTGTTTCTTCAACGAAATAA
- the aspA gene encoding aspartate ammonia-lyase: MSTQRIEKDFLGERVLPAEAYYGIQTLRATENFPITGYTIHPALIKAMGIVKKAAALGNMEVHLLSKEIGEAIVEAAQEVIDGKWDAEFLVDPIQGGAGTSINMNANEVIANRALEILGKVKGEYQTISPNSHVNMSQSTNDAFPTAIHIAVLNLIDELLVTMENMQAVFHQKAEQFAHVIKMGRTHLQDAVPIRLGQEFEAYCRVINRDIVRIRQTRPNLYDVNMGATAVGTGLNAFPDYIKSVDEHLADISGLPLKGATHLVDATQNTDAYTEVSGALKISMINMSKIANDLRLMASGPRAGLGEIILPARQPGSSIMPGKVNPVMPEVLNQVAFQVIGNDHTISLASEAGQLELNVMEPVLVFNLIQSISIMNNVFRAFTENCLKDIEANEERMKEYVEKSVGVLTAVNPHIGYEVAARLAREAILSGRSIRELCIESGVLTKEQLDLILDPYEMTHPGIAGSSMMKLK, encoded by the coding sequence ATGTCCACACAACGTATAGAAAAAGATTTTTTAGGTGAACGAGTATTACCAGCAGAAGCTTATTATGGGATTCAAACGCTTCGCGCAACAGAAAACTTCCCGATTACAGGTTACACAATTCATCCAGCCCTTATAAAAGCAATGGGAATAGTTAAGAAAGCTGCTGCACTAGGTAATATGGAAGTACACCTATTATCAAAAGAGATTGGAGAGGCAATTGTCGAGGCTGCACAAGAAGTCATCGATGGTAAATGGGATGCAGAGTTTCTTGTAGACCCAATCCAAGGTGGTGCAGGCACTTCTATTAATATGAATGCTAACGAAGTTATTGCGAACCGTGCACTTGAAATTTTGGGTAAAGTAAAAGGTGAATACCAAACGATTAGCCCAAATAGTCATGTTAATATGTCACAATCAACAAATGATGCCTTCCCAACAGCTATTCATATTGCTGTTTTAAATTTAATAGATGAACTTCTTGTTACAATGGAAAATATGCAAGCTGTATTCCATCAAAAAGCAGAGCAATTTGCCCATGTCATTAAAATGGGACGTACGCATTTACAAGATGCGGTACCGATTCGCTTAGGACAAGAGTTTGAAGCATATTGCCGTGTAATTAACCGTGATATTGTCCGTATTCGACAAACACGTCCAAACTTATATGATGTAAACATGGGTGCAACTGCTGTTGGTACAGGGTTAAATGCATTCCCAGATTACATTAAATCTGTAGATGAGCATCTTGCTGACATTTCTGGCTTGCCATTAAAAGGTGCTACACATTTAGTAGATGCTACGCAAAATACAGATGCATATACTGAAGTGTCTGGTGCACTTAAAATTAGTATGATTAATATGTCTAAAATTGCGAATGACTTACGTTTAATGGCATCTGGTCCACGTGCAGGTTTAGGTGAAATCATTTTACCAGCACGCCAACCTGGGTCTTCAATTATGCCTGGTAAAGTTAACCCTGTTATGCCAGAGGTGCTTAACCAAGTAGCATTCCAAGTAATTGGTAATGACCATACGATTTCTTTAGCATCTGAAGCTGGTCAATTAGAGTTAAACGTTATGGAACCTGTGCTTGTCTTTAACTTAATTCAATCTATTAGCATTATGAATAATGTTTTCCGTGCATTTACAGAAAACTGCTTAAAAGATATTGAAGCAAATGAAGAGCGCATGAAAGAATATGTAGAAAAAAGTGTTGGTGTCCTAACTGCAGTGAACCCACATATTGGCTATGAAGTAGCAGCACGTCTTGCGCGTGAAGCGATTCTTTCAGGACGTTCAATTCGTGAGCTTTGTATTGAATCGGGTGTTTTAACGAAAGAACAATTAGATTTAATTTTAGATCCATATGAAATGACACACCCAGGTATCGCTGGTTCTAGTATGATGAAATTAAAATAA
- a CDS encoding methyl-accepting chemotaxis protein — MSLRRKSIIGFSVLNLIMIVVLIIDLANLTSLAWLSTILTIVGISITLSYMFYVKYKVILPINQLSNAAKAITAGEFDTITIATHDNSEISELAKAFLEMKEQLHTMTQTIANSSTDLSASIEELSASTNEITIAVKEVDHQMEKTSTGLKQAAQSANESAIAMQQTVDGIEHITTATQGVYDHAKEANDIAGNGAEILHVAKKQMEFISSSTDKTSGLMQQLTNKMTDIKAMTEMITTITDQTNLLALNAAIEAARAGEHGKGFAVVAEEVRHLAEQSKHSATQIVDLVVGIESDTKQVAVAVEEDLKNVQQGVYVIDEATKSFGNISNHVSQMTNQLEDISTTAKHLSGSANEVATLVTNIAGGMDRLSNYTEAVLQSMDEQTASMQAVNQVSQELTIQADDLQKVTNRFQVI; from the coding sequence ATGAGTTTGCGAAGAAAAAGTATTATCGGTTTTTCTGTTTTAAATTTAATTATGATTGTTGTTTTAATTATTGATTTGGCAAATTTAACATCATTAGCTTGGCTTTCTACAATTTTAACAATCGTTGGTATCTCGATTACTTTGTCTTATATGTTCTATGTCAAATATAAAGTAATTCTACCGATTAACCAATTGTCAAATGCTGCGAAAGCGATTACAGCAGGGGAATTTGATACTATTACAATTGCCACACATGATAATAGTGAGATATCAGAGTTAGCTAAAGCCTTTCTGGAGATGAAAGAACAACTTCATACTATGACGCAAACAATTGCGAACAGCTCGACAGATTTATCTGCAAGCATAGAGGAACTTTCAGCAAGTACAAATGAAATTACGATAGCTGTAAAAGAGGTTGACCATCAAATGGAGAAAACGTCAACTGGACTAAAACAAGCTGCACAATCTGCTAATGAAAGTGCTATTGCCATGCAACAAACGGTGGACGGAATTGAACATATTACAACTGCAACACAAGGTGTTTACGACCATGCTAAAGAAGCGAATGATATAGCAGGAAACGGAGCAGAAATATTGCATGTAGCAAAAAAACAGATGGAATTTATTTCATCTTCTACAGATAAAACGAGTGGATTAATGCAACAATTAACAAATAAAATGACAGATATTAAAGCCATGACAGAAATGATTACAACGATTACCGATCAAACGAATTTACTTGCATTGAATGCTGCGATAGAAGCTGCACGTGCTGGTGAGCATGGTAAAGGCTTTGCTGTAGTTGCAGAGGAAGTTCGTCATTTAGCAGAGCAATCCAAACATTCTGCTACGCAAATTGTTGACCTAGTAGTTGGCATTGAAAGTGATACGAAGCAAGTAGCAGTAGCTGTTGAGGAAGATTTAAAAAATGTCCAACAAGGTGTTTATGTTATTGATGAGGCGACAAAATCGTTTGGTAACATTTCCAATCATGTGAGCCAAATGACTAATCAACTCGAAGATATTTCGACTACTGCAAAACATTTGTCGGGAAGTGCAAATGAGGTAGCCACATTAGTAACCAATATTGCGGGTGGCATGGATAGATTATCTAACTATACGGAAGCTGTGTTACAATCTATGGATGAGCAAACGGCCTCTATGCAAGCAGTCAATCAAGTTTCTCAGGAGTTAACGATTCAGGCTGATGACTTGCAAAAGGTGACAAATCGTTTTCAAGTAATTTAA